Proteins encoded by one window of Xylella fastidiosa:
- a CDS encoding SPOR domain-containing protein: MDIALKQRLIGAVILVALAVIFLPLLIRGPAPDSGVADVPLKAPSAPNDAKFETRELPLPSPTTTSNTTQIGNAPLQPPQNIVKESSDVLDAKRTLPPDVAAGNYAVNFGAYSSPIDANKVIVRLKQAQLPGFSEKTQVNGAAAWLVRIGPYADQAQAEAVRLEAIKIRSDVNARVVVLDAKAESPVAKPQVSSTPSQFKSTSSVPVQTQTSKLPVKHTQPPATGATAAATKSSSSPTKTPVTFPIAPKTSIGFAVQLGAFVRLEDANALCDRARAAGFNAFVEQVNTDQGSLHRVRVGPVPKREAADQLKAQVAAKIGIIGMVRSHP; encoded by the coding sequence GTGGACATTGCTTTGAAACAGCGACTGATCGGTGCCGTCATTCTAGTGGCGCTCGCCGTAATATTCTTACCGTTGCTGATCAGGGGGCCCGCCCCTGATAGTGGTGTGGCCGATGTGCCCCTAAAAGCGCCATCTGCCCCCAACGACGCCAAGTTCGAAACTCGTGAATTGCCTTTACCCTCACCCACTACTACAAGCAATACCACGCAAATAGGTAATGCACCACTGCAACCGCCCCAAAACATAGTAAAAGAAAGCTCAGATGTCCTTGACGCAAAAAGAACATTGCCACCTGACGTCGCAGCCGGTAACTATGCGGTTAACTTTGGGGCCTACTCCAGCCCTATTGATGCTAATAAGGTGATTGTGCGACTTAAACAGGCTCAATTGCCGGGATTCAGTGAAAAGACTCAGGTCAACGGTGCCGCTGCTTGGCTCGTACGTATTGGCCCATACGCTGACCAAGCACAGGCCGAAGCAGTGCGTCTGGAGGCAATCAAGATACGAAGCGACGTTAACGCACGTGTGGTTGTTTTAGACGCAAAGGCGGAAAGTCCCGTCGCTAAGCCTCAGGTGTCAAGTACACCTTCACAATTTAAATCAACCTCTTCTGTACCGGTACAAACTCAAACTTCTAAACTACCGGTGAAACACACTCAACCTCCTGCTACTGGCGCTACCGCAGCTGCTACTAAATCGTCCTCCTCACCTACCAAGACACCCGTAACATTCCCCATAGCACCTAAGACTAGTATCGGTTTCGCCGTGCAATTAGGTGCATTTGTTCGACTCGAAGACGCTAATGCCTTGTGTGATCGTGCGCGTGCAGCTGGTTTCAATGCATTCGTCGAGCAAGTCAACACTGATCAAGGTTCACTACACCGTGTCAGAGTTGGACCAGTGCCTAAACGGGAAGCTGCGGATCAACTTAAAGCGCAAGTGGCGGCTAAAATCGGCATTATCGGCATGGTACGGTCACACCCTTGA